The following coding sequences lie in one Cucurbita pepo subsp. pepo cultivar mu-cu-16 chromosome LG13, ASM280686v2, whole genome shotgun sequence genomic window:
- the LOC111808324 gene encoding defensin-like protein 1 — MKFLSAAICLLLLIFGTGMAPMVAEARLCESPSRNFKGLCFSTNNCGHICRAEGFNDGACQGFRLRCICSKHCV, encoded by the exons ATGAAGTTCCTTTCAGCTGCAATTTGCTTGCTGCTCCTCATTTTTGGCActg GCATGGCGCCAATGGTTGCAGAGGCCAGGCTTTGCGAATCTCCGAGCCGCAACTTCAAGGGGCTATGCTTTAGTACCAACAATTGTGGGCATATCTGCAGGGCAGAGGGGTTTAACGATGGCGCTTGCCAGGGCTTCCGCCTTCGGTGCATATGCTCAAAGCACTGTGTTTGA
- the LOC111808336 gene encoding defensin J1-2-like → MKFLSAAICLLLLIFGTGMAPMVAEARLCETPSANFRGLCFSNNNCGHVCKGEGFNDGACRGFRLRCLCSKQCV, encoded by the exons ATGAAGTTCCTTTCAGCTGCAATTTGCCTGCTTCTCCTCATTTTTGGCActg GTATGGCGCCAATGGTTGCAGAGGCCAGGCTTTGCGAAACTCCGAGCGCCAACTTCAGGGGGCTATGCTTTAGTAACAACAACTGTGGCCATGTGTGCAAGGGTGAGGGGTTTAACGATGGCGCTTGCAGGGGCTTCCGCCTTCGTTGCTTATGCTCAAAGCAGTGTGTTTGA
- the LOC111808322 gene encoding defensin-like protein 1 produces MNFLSAAICLLLLIFGTGMAPMVAEARLCETPSHNFKGLCFSNNNCGHVCKGEGFNNGACRGFRLRCLCSKQCV; encoded by the exons ATGAACTTCCTTTCGGCTGCAATTTGCCTGCTACTCCTCATTTTTGGCActg GTATGGCGCCAATGGTTGCAGAGGCCAGGCTTTGCGAAACTCCGAGTCACAATTTCAAGGGGCTATGCTTTAGTAACAACAACTGTGGCCATGTGTGCAAGGGAGAGGGGTTTAACAATGGCGCTTGCAGGGGCTTCCGCCTTCGTTGCTTATGCTCAAAGCAGTGTGTTTGA